In Acinetobacter sp. WCHAc010034, a genomic segment contains:
- a CDS encoding TetR family transcriptional regulator, whose product MSYLNKQDRKKQITETAKKIVLTEGFNALTVRHLAQTAEISTGQVHHHFGSISELKTSIFLSLVRENLDAEPLQLQNSHFDCLTYMLGFTESAEDLPYLKLWNDAENSIHADHQIKAAYQEAMQLWHRAVLAILENGLNAQEFSFDPKQIDAIAWRLIATSCGFENIVQLEMANLDAQFFFQQLKIMIQHEVL is encoded by the coding sequence ATGAGCTATCTGAATAAGCAAGACCGGAAAAAACAAATCACCGAAACTGCAAAAAAAATTGTTTTAACTGAGGGGTTTAATGCCCTGACTGTGCGCCATCTGGCGCAAACTGCAGAAATATCCACCGGGCAGGTTCATCACCATTTCGGCTCGATTTCTGAGCTGAAAACTTCCATTTTCCTGTCCTTAGTCCGTGAAAATTTAGATGCAGAGCCGCTGCAGCTGCAGAACAGCCATTTTGACTGCCTGACCTATATGCTCGGTTTTACTGAAAGCGCAGAAGACCTGCCCTACCTGAAGCTTTGGAATGATGCCGAAAACAGCATTCATGCCGACCACCAGATTAAGGCCGCTTATCAGGAGGCCATGCAGCTCTGGCACCGTGCCGTTTTAGCTATTCTTGAGAATGGGCTGAATGCGCAGGAATTTTCTTTTGATCCAAAGCAGATCGACGCAATCGCTTGGCGCTTGATCGCCACCTCATGCGGTTTTGAGAATATTGTCCAGCTGGAAATGGCCAATTTAGACGCGCAATTCTTCTTTCAGCAGCTGAAAATCATGATTCAGCATGAAGTTCTATAG
- a CDS encoding MFS transporter produces MLRKWYILAIVVLIYLPVSIDATVLHVAVPTLIQALQLSNAQMLWIIDIYPLMMAGLLLPMGALGTRIGYKKLMLAGAAVFGAGSLLAAFAPSAAVLIFSRIILAIGAAMILPAALACLRSTFLDENQRNFALGLWVVAGGGGAAFGPLIGGALLEHYHWGAVFLINIPIIGAVLAGGNFILPDQEMNAQKKINILDSALLTAAILLLIYALKAGLKAYSLNVLLIGLAGAALLYLFMQLQRRRAEPLLDLTLFQHTAVKTGFLICIFAMMALVGFELLISQELQFVYGLSPLQAGLFILPFMLAVSLSGLFAGALVNRFGVQAVSLWGLAAAAIALLGLAETSAMEQKHWAWFWMALLGISIESAFLAATSAIISASPVDKAAAAGAIESMAYELGTGFGVAVFGLLASFFYSGKANFRGLMPEQDYEIARHSIGETARMLKGADENAASAVQALANQAFISAYQLVLQISSLTLMLLLLFVWLYGRQREAE; encoded by the coding sequence ATGTTACGTAAATGGTATATTTTAGCAATAGTCGTGCTGATTTATCTGCCGGTTTCCATTGATGCGACTGTGTTGCATGTTGCAGTTCCAACCCTGATTCAAGCCTTGCAGCTCAGCAATGCTCAAATGCTCTGGATCATTGATATTTATCCGCTGATGATGGCAGGGCTGCTGCTGCCTATGGGTGCGCTGGGCACGCGCATCGGCTATAAAAAACTGATGCTGGCCGGGGCGGCGGTTTTTGGCGCGGGTTCGCTGCTTGCTGCTTTTGCGCCGTCAGCAGCGGTTTTGATTTTTTCCAGAATTATTCTGGCCATCGGAGCCGCCATGATTCTGCCTGCGGCGCTGGCCTGCCTGCGCAGCACCTTCCTGGATGAAAATCAGCGCAACTTTGCCTTAGGCCTATGGGTTGTTGCCGGCGGCGGCGGGGCTGCATTTGGCCCGCTTATTGGCGGCGCGCTGCTTGAGCATTATCACTGGGGAGCGGTATTCCTGATTAATATTCCGATCATCGGCGCGGTTCTGGCAGGAGGGAATTTCATCCTGCCGGATCAGGAGATGAATGCGCAGAAGAAAATAAATATTCTGGACAGCGCATTATTGACGGCTGCTATTCTGCTGCTGATTTATGCGCTGAAAGCTGGATTAAAAGCGTATAGCCTGAATGTGCTGCTGATTGGGCTTGCCGGCGCCGCCTTGCTGTATCTGTTTATGCAGCTGCAGCGCCGCAGGGCAGAGCCATTGCTGGATTTAACGCTGTTCCAGCATACAGCGGTCAAAACCGGCTTCTTGATCTGCATTTTTGCCATGATGGCATTGGTCGGGTTCGAGCTGCTGATTTCTCAAGAGCTGCAGTTTGTTTATGGCTTAAGCCCGCTGCAGGCAGGGCTGTTTATTCTGCCCTTTATGCTTGCCGTCAGCCTGAGCGGGCTTTTTGCCGGCGCATTGGTTAACCGCTTTGGGGTGCAGGCCGTCAGCCTGTGGGGGCTTGCCGCGGCGGCTATTGCATTGTTAGGCTTAGCGGAAACCAGCGCCATGGAGCAAAAGCATTGGGCGTGGTTCTGGATGGCGCTGCTGGGCATCAGCATTGAGTCCGCTTTTCTGGCGGCGACATCCGCGATCATTTCCGCCAGCCCGGTCGATAAAGCTGCGGCGGCGGGCGCGATAGAAAGCATGGCGTATGAGCTGGGCACAGGCTTCGGTGTAGCGGTATTTGGCCTGCTGGCTTCATTTTTTTACAGCGGCAAAGCCAATTTCCGCGGCTTGATGCCGGAGCAGGATTATGAGATTGCCAGGCATTCGATAGGTGAAACGGCGCGCATGCTGAAAGGCGCCGATGAAAACGCAGCCTCGGCGGTGCAGGCGCTGGCAAATCAGGCTTTTATTTCGGCGTATCAGCTGGTTTTGCAGATTTCCAGCTTAACGCTGATGCTTCTGCTGCTGTTTGTGTGGCTGTACGGGCGTCAGCGGGAAGCCGAATAG
- the ahpC gene encoding alkyl hydroperoxide reductase subunit C: MSLINTEVKPFKAQAFQNGKFLEVTEADLKGKWSVVFFYPADFTFVCPTELGDLADNYAEFQKLGVEIYAVSTDTHFTHKAWHDSSAEIKKIQYVMVGDPNWTLSKNFEVLIEAAGLADRGTFVIDPEGKIQIIEINAGGIGRDAQELLRKVKAAQYVHAHPGEVCPAKWKEGDATLAPSIDLVGKI, from the coding sequence ATGAGCTTAATTAATACTGAAGTTAAACCATTTAAAGCGCAAGCATTCCAAAACGGCAAATTCCTGGAAGTGACTGAAGCTGACCTGAAAGGCAAATGGTCAGTTGTATTCTTCTATCCAGCAGACTTCACTTTTGTTTGCCCGACTGAACTTGGCGACCTTGCGGACAACTACGCTGAATTCCAAAAATTAGGCGTTGAAATTTATGCAGTGTCTACTGACACGCATTTCACGCACAAAGCTTGGCATGATTCTTCTGCAGAAATCAAAAAAATTCAGTACGTAATGGTTGGCGACCCAAATTGGACGCTGTCTAAAAACTTTGAAGTATTAATCGAAGCTGCCGGCCTTGCTGACCGCGGTACTTTTGTTATCGACCCAGAAGGCAAAATCCAAATCATCGAAATCAACGCTGGCGGCATTGGCCGTGACGCGCAGGAACTGCTTCGCAAAGTGAAAGCGGCGCAATACGTTCACGCTCACCCAGGCGAAGTTTGCCCAGCTAAATGGAAAGAAGGCGACGCTACGCTTGCTCCTTCAATCGACCTAGTAGGTAAAATCTAA
- the hrpA gene encoding ATP-dependent RNA helicase HrpA, whose amino-acid sequence MQSHLNADHLVMARDRHRLNRLRKGKDADEKQHQELVEKSHAKVLERLSRIPKIKLNQELPVTQSADKLIEAIQKNQVIIVAGETGSGKTTQLPQIAMLAGRGLTGMIGHTQPRRLAARSVSQRIAEEVGQKLGEAISFKVRFNEQGSQDSIVRLMTDGILLAELAHDRYLTKYDTIIIDEAHERSLNIDFIMGYLKQLLPRRKDLKVIITSATLDVNRFSSYFNGAPIFEVEGRSFPVELRYRPISELNIGGSDDDEFDDFEENLPRAVVSAVEECFQDAQQKGHPEYADILIFASTEQEIRELQETLQKHGPRHTEVLPLYARLALGEQQKIFNPSGGGRRIIIATNVAETALTVPNIRYVIDSGFARISRYNYRSRVQRLPIEAVSQAAANQRKGRCGRIAPGVCIRLYSEEDFQSRPEFTEPEIKRTNLASVILQMQSLGLGALEDFDFIEPPDLRLVNDGRKLLIELGAMTEKKAPFAEKAAAGDSAASNPPKSSIAKGGPQDKGDSLTKIGQQMAKMPIDPRLARMILGGAHFGVLNEMLVIVAALAVQDPRERPADKQMQADQKHALFREADSDFLFYIRLWETLHHNRESMSENKRRTFARNHFLSWLRLREWQKTHEQLVDLAKGLKLSFNDKKASYENLHRALLTGLLSFIANKTDERNVFMAVRQQKARIFPASTLHKTNTPWVMAFEMVETSQVYLRTLAKIEPEWILLAAPDLLKHHYFEPHWSKKAGVVNAYDQISLFGLIIEPKRAINYEKVDQPAAHEIFLRDALTTGHLGITPPFLKHNLLKLEEVERVEDKLRRRDLVVDEETIYQFYASKVPPEVASRSSFEDWRATVEPQNPRYLFVDDDALWMNDRPATQQFPDALRNGELRLAASYRFDPSHDEDGATVRIPVQALPQVDENLWSWGIPGWRQDLIEALLKSLPKDKRRSLVPIPDTARKLVSRIDAVNLQQHILSFLAFQLRGEQITEKDFSFERVEQYLLPLIKVIDEKGRVIEQGRDLSELKARCRTETHSPVKQLKGEFKAFPESFVFEASQKVTGVVVKQYQALVPGKSFADLEQKDETGVVIQTFNDQNEAIKQHRQGVIHLVHMQLGDLVRQLKKQISKPLALAYSPLGDKAKLEQMLVYATLQLAINELPVNAEEFQSLVLNVRKSFLTHGQQALQVLTEIYIQWQDIRRKLLLADDSVFGKNIDDIEDQLDLMSLADFVYVKSSDVWQEFPRYLKALVLRLERLPNNLQRDNAAIDQVDPWMEKLFKFKNDTHLKELYFMVEELRISLFSQPMKTKMPVSPARLQKAWERLGISS is encoded by the coding sequence GTGCAGAGTCATTTAAATGCTGACCATCTGGTGATGGCGCGTGACCGTCATCGTTTAAATCGACTTCGTAAAGGGAAAGATGCCGATGAAAAGCAGCATCAGGAATTAGTTGAAAAATCCCATGCTAAAGTGCTGGAGCGCCTGAGCCGCATTCCAAAAATAAAGCTGAATCAGGAGCTGCCGGTGACCCAGTCGGCGGACAAGCTGATTGAAGCGATTCAAAAAAATCAGGTCATTATTGTGGCCGGTGAAACCGGTTCAGGCAAAACCACGCAGCTGCCGCAGATTGCCATGCTGGCCGGCCGCGGCTTGACCGGCATGATCGGCCATACCCAGCCGCGCCGCTTGGCGGCCCGCAGCGTTTCGCAGCGGATTGCGGAAGAAGTGGGCCAGAAGCTGGGCGAGGCCATCAGCTTTAAAGTGCGCTTTAATGAGCAGGGCTCGCAGGACTCAATTGTCCGCTTGATGACTGACGGCATTCTGCTGGCGGAACTGGCGCATGACCGCTATCTGACCAAATACGACACCATTATTATCGATGAAGCGCATGAACGCTCGCTGAATATCGACTTCATCATGGGCTATTTAAAGCAGCTTCTGCCGCGCCGCAAGGACTTGAAAGTCATCATTACTTCGGCGACTTTAGACGTCAACCGCTTCAGCAGCTACTTTAACGGCGCGCCGATTTTTGAAGTGGAAGGGCGCAGCTTCCCTGTAGAGCTGCGCTACCGGCCGATTTCTGAACTGAATATTGGCGGCAGCGATGATGATGAATTTGATGATTTTGAAGAAAACCTGCCGCGCGCTGTAGTGTCTGCCGTGGAAGAATGCTTTCAGGATGCGCAGCAGAAAGGCCATCCTGAATATGCGGATATCCTGATTTTCGCCAGCACAGAACAGGAAATCCGCGAGCTGCAGGAAACCCTGCAGAAGCATGGCCCGCGCCATACCGAAGTCCTGCCGCTGTATGCCCGGCTGGCGCTGGGCGAACAGCAGAAAATCTTCAATCCATCGGGCGGCGGGCGGCGCATTATTATCGCCACCAACGTGGCGGAAACTGCTTTAACCGTTCCGAATATCCGCTACGTCATTGACAGCGGCTTTGCGCGGATCTCGCGCTACAACTACCGTTCCCGCGTACAGCGCCTGCCGATTGAAGCAGTTTCGCAGGCCGCGGCCAATCAGCGCAAAGGGCGCTGCGGCCGTATTGCGCCGGGCGTGTGCATCCGCCTGTACAGCGAAGAAGATTTCCAGAGCCGTCCTGAATTTACTGAGCCGGAAATTAAGCGCACCAACTTGGCTTCGGTGATTCTGCAGATGCAGAGCCTGGGCTTGGGCGCGCTGGAAGATTTTGATTTTATTGAGCCGCCGGATCTCCGCCTGGTGAATGACGGGCGCAAGCTGCTGATTGAGCTGGGGGCGATGACTGAAAAGAAAGCTCCTTTTGCTGAAAAAGCGGCTGCGGGAGATTCTGCAGCATCCAATCCTCCTAAATCCTCCATTGCCAAAGGCGGGCCTCAGGACAAGGGCGATTCCCTGACCAAAATCGGCCAGCAAATGGCGAAAATGCCGATTGATCCGCGCCTTGCGCGCATGATTTTAGGCGGCGCGCATTTTGGTGTACTGAACGAAATGCTGGTGATTGTGGCAGCGCTGGCCGTGCAGGACCCGCGTGAACGCCCTGCGGACAAGCAGATGCAGGCCGATCAAAAGCATGCTTTATTCCGCGAGGCGGATTCGGACTTTCTGTTTTACATCAGGCTGTGGGAAACGCTGCACCATAACCGCGAAAGCATGAGCGAAAATAAGCGCCGGACTTTTGCGCGCAATCATTTCCTGAGCTGGCTGCGCCTGCGCGAATGGCAGAAAACCCATGAGCAGCTGGTCGATTTGGCTAAAGGCCTGAAATTATCCTTCAATGATAAAAAAGCCAGCTATGAAAACCTGCACCGCGCCTTGCTGACCGGGCTGCTGTCCTTTATTGCCAATAAGACCGATGAGCGCAATGTCTTCATGGCGGTGCGCCAGCAAAAAGCGCGGATTTTCCCGGCTTCAACTCTGCATAAAACCAATACCCCGTGGGTGATGGCTTTTGAAATGGTGGAAACTTCTCAGGTTTATTTGCGCACATTGGCGAAAATTGAGCCGGAATGGATTCTGCTGGCGGCGCCGGATCTGCTGAAGCATCATTATTTTGAACCGCACTGGTCGAAAAAAGCCGGCGTGGTGAATGCCTATGACCAGATTTCATTATTCGGCTTGATTATTGAGCCGAAGCGCGCCATCAATTATGAGAAAGTCGATCAGCCGGCCGCTCATGAAATCTTCCTGCGCGATGCGCTGACCACCGGCCACTTAGGCATCACGCCGCCATTCTTAAAGCATAACTTGCTGAAGCTGGAAGAAGTGGAGCGGGTTGAAGACAAGCTGCGCCGCCGTGATCTGGTGGTGGATGAAGAAACCATTTACCAGTTCTATGCTTCGAAAGTGCCGCCGGAAGTGGCCAGCCGGAGCAGTTTTGAAGACTGGCGCGCAACGGTAGAGCCGCAGAATCCGCGCTATTTATTTGTCGATGACGATGCGCTGTGGATGAATGACCGCCCGGCGACGCAGCAGTTTCCAGACGCATTGCGCAACGGCGAACTGCGCTTGGCGGCCAGCTACCGTTTTGACCCCAGCCATGATGAAGATGGCGCAACGGTCCGCATTCCCGTGCAGGCGCTGCCGCAGGTGGATGAAAACCTGTGGTCTTGGGGCATTCCCGGCTGGCGTCAGGACTTGATTGAAGCATTGCTGAAGTCTTTGCCTAAAGATAAGCGCCGCAGCCTGGTGCCGATTCCAGATACCGCGCGCAAACTGGTTTCACGCATTGATGCGGTCAATCTGCAGCAGCATATTTTAAGCTTTCTGGCCTTTCAGCTGCGCGGCGAGCAAATCACGGAAAAAGACTTTTCTTTTGAGCGCGTAGAGCAGTACCTGCTGCCGCTGATTAAAGTGATTGATGAAAAAGGCCGCGTGATTGAGCAGGGCCGCGACTTAAGCGAGCTGAAAGCGCGCTGCCGCACCGAAACTCACAGCCCGGTCAAGCAGCTGAAAGGCGAGTTCAAGGCCTTTCCTGAAAGCTTTGTCTTTGAAGCTTCGCAAAAAGTGACTGGCGTAGTGGTGAAGCAGTATCAGGCTTTGGTGCCCGGCAAAAGCTTTGCGGACTTAGAGCAGAAAGATGAAACCGGCGTGGTGATTCAAACCTTCAATGACCAGAACGAGGCCATCAAGCAGCACCGCCAGGGGGTGATTCATCTGGTGCATATGCAGCTGGGCGACCTGGTGCGCCAGCTGAAAAAGCAGATTTCCAAGCCGCTGGCGTTGGCGTATTCACCATTGGGCGACAAAGCTAAATTGGAGCAGATGCTAGTTTATGCTACACTGCAGCTTGCAATAAATGAGCTTCCTGTCAATGCGGAAGAGTTCCAAAGCTTGGTTTTAAATGTAAGGAAATCTTTCTTAACGCATGGGCAGCAGGCGCTGCAGGTTTTAACTGAGATTTACATTCAATGGCAGGATATCCGCCGCAAACTGCTGCTTGCAGACGATTCTGTGTTTGGAAAAAACATTGATGACATTGAAGATCAGCTGGATTTGATGAGCCTTGCGGACTTTGTCTATGTAAAATCTTCCGATGTGTGGCAGGAATTTCCGCGCTATTTGAAGGCCTTGGTCTTGCGTTTAGAGCGCTTGCCCAATAACCTGCAAAGGGACAACGCCGCCATTGATCAAGTTGACCCGTGGATGGAAAAATTATTCAAGTTTAAAAATGACACCCACCTTAAAGAATTGTATTTCATGGTCGAGGAGCTGCGCATTTCACTGTTTTCTCAGCCGATGAAAACCAAGATGCCGGTTTCGCCAGCCCGTTTGCAGAAAGCATGGGAACGGCTTGGAATCAGTTCATAG
- a CDS encoding beta-ketoacyl-ACP synthase III produces MGIRITGTGVYHPEHVITNEELVEGLNAYVEQYNQDNAKKIAAGELEERRGSSAEFIEKASGVKQRYVAEKSGILDPKRLRPLLHVRADDELSIQAEWGINAAKQAMAQAGVTAEDIDVVILSCSNIQRAYPAVAIEIQSALGIQGYAYDMNVACSAATFGIKQAYDAIKAGARRVLLVNVEITSGHTDFRSRDCHFIFGDVAAASIIEETESKAGFEVLDISLFTQFSNNIRNNFGYLNMSEAEADIDNNRFRQDGRKVFKEVCPLVAKMITAQLEKNQIAPVNVKRFWLHQANASMNELILKLVVGKEHAQPDLVPIILDEFANTSSAGVIIALNRSADQVDDGEYGVLCSFGAGYSVGSILVQKQAAA; encoded by the coding sequence ATGGGCATCCGCATTACCGGTACGGGCGTATATCACCCAGAGCACGTCATTACCAATGAAGAGTTAGTTGAAGGTTTAAATGCCTATGTGGAACAGTACAATCAGGACAATGCGAAAAAAATCGCAGCCGGCGAACTGGAAGAGCGCCGCGGTTCAAGCGCCGAGTTCATCGAAAAAGCATCGGGTGTAAAGCAGCGCTATGTTGCAGAAAAATCTGGCATTTTAGATCCGAAACGCCTGCGCCCCCTGCTGCATGTGCGCGCAGATGACGAGCTTTCCATTCAGGCGGAGTGGGGCATCAATGCCGCCAAGCAGGCGATGGCGCAGGCCGGCGTCACAGCTGAAGACATTGATGTGGTGATTTTATCCTGCTCAAATATTCAGCGCGCATACCCGGCGGTGGCGATTGAAATCCAAAGCGCTTTGGGCATTCAGGGCTATGCCTATGACATGAATGTCGCCTGTTCCGCTGCCACTTTCGGCATTAAGCAGGCCTATGACGCCATTAAAGCCGGCGCGCGCCGCGTGCTGCTGGTGAATGTCGAAATTACTTCAGGCCATACCGACTTCCGTTCGCGCGACTGCCATTTTATTTTCGGCGATGTGGCTGCGGCTTCCATCATTGAAGAAACCGAAAGCAAAGCCGGCTTTGAAGTCTTGGACATCAGCCTGTTCACGCAGTTCTCCAACAATATCCGCAACAACTTCGGCTACCTGAACATGAGCGAAGCAGAGGCGGATATCGACAATAACCGCTTCCGCCAGGACGGCCGCAAAGTGTTTAAGGAAGTCTGCCCGCTGGTTGCGAAAATGATTACCGCGCAGCTGGAAAAAAATCAGATTGCGCCGGTCAATGTGAAGCGCTTCTGGCTGCATCAGGCCAATGCCAGCATGAATGAGCTGATTCTGAAGCTGGTGGTCGGCAAAGAGCATGCGCAGCCGGATTTAGTGCCGATTATTCTGGATGAGTTTGCCAATACTTCATCTGCAGGCGTGATTATTGCCCTGAACCGCAGCGCGGATCAGGTGGATGACGGCGAATACGGCGTGCTTTGCTCATTTGGCGCCGGCTATTCGGTCGGTTCTATTCTGGTGCAGAAACAAGCCGCTGCCTAA
- a CDS encoding PcfJ domain-containing protein codes for MQKQQAVSRQAAIARQLQRISPELKQIVQDQLQLAEKLSAHRLFKIAQEQHQIQIGHQLFYVQFFTPDCPPADASHGLAHCHFSYAGQKAELLEEFFLQEVHFLTGDLKAQHPLFLRSKAQRLRELLLEQLYLWADGAERVKKALQGMSLAQAELIDQLMMQAEGSRGAAMQDWVQRRQPLPAEALQAFQQMFRLDAALGQEILPLQALMESYDDFCFSAAQFLDPAIYRIMSLSFREHFSLNDLIEHEDDIRLLYPHAREQPHMLGFVRLMNREVWRRADALSKQHFLAADPRIWQKKAAVLPLFDGTRPVNWLFRQPAEVLDWVSQNIQHGSVRTAVAALSFIDSSQMHPQVILAALQYFQHAAARLFIQSCHDIAVQENWFEHPQNTAAVLQGTRQAVDDTRAAIRPSILYLDEWIALAGCIAKADGAALKKVHLRLSRVMQAFMLHLQKITAALPADLMAFILPERQQERGFYTALQRRRMPPDKFRQQFYLQAGAVRKTVFDAYVRDYLSAYFTAHKTVPKSVTWMGLFHQAAAWHDQIQKEEILSKLKKDFSLAAWRPVCAQPQLEFEQWRFEELQSIERIIEESKRFRHCLAASYAQRIIEGEYVAFHMAHAQAPHRMTLGCRRENGRLLFDQLELPDNAKADELSMQAARRFVDWLNQNQSSEN; via the coding sequence ATGCAAAAACAGCAGGCGGTTTCCCGGCAGGCTGCAATTGCCCGGCAGCTGCAGCGCATATCGCCGGAACTTAAGCAGATTGTGCAGGATCAGCTGCAGCTTGCTGAAAAGCTGAGCGCGCATCGCCTGTTTAAAATTGCGCAGGAACAGCATCAGATTCAAATCGGCCATCAGCTGTTTTATGTGCAGTTTTTTACGCCAGACTGCCCGCCTGCAGATGCCTCGCACGGGCTGGCGCATTGCCATTTTAGCTATGCCGGGCAAAAGGCTGAGCTGCTGGAAGAATTTTTTCTGCAGGAAGTGCACTTCCTGACCGGCGATTTAAAAGCGCAGCATCCGCTGTTTTTGCGCAGCAAGGCCCAGCGCCTGAGGGAACTGCTGCTTGAGCAGCTTTACCTTTGGGCGGATGGCGCGGAACGGGTGAAAAAGGCGCTGCAGGGCATGAGTCTGGCGCAGGCGGAGCTGATTGATCAGCTGATGATGCAGGCGGAAGGCAGCCGCGGCGCAGCAATGCAGGACTGGGTGCAGCGCCGGCAGCCGCTGCCGGCCGAGGCTCTGCAGGCTTTTCAGCAGATGTTCCGCTTAGACGCGGCGCTGGGGCAGGAGATTTTGCCCCTGCAGGCGCTGATGGAAAGCTATGATGATTTCTGCTTCAGCGCCGCGCAGTTTTTAGATCCGGCCATTTACCGGATCATGTCGCTGTCATTCCGCGAGCACTTCAGCCTGAATGATTTAATTGAGCATGAGGATGACATCCGGCTGCTGTATCCGCATGCGCGGGAGCAGCCGCATATGCTGGGTTTTGTCCGGCTGATGAACCGCGAAGTCTGGCGCCGCGCCGATGCACTGTCTAAGCAGCACTTTCTGGCTGCAGACCCGCGCATCTGGCAGAAAAAAGCTGCGGTTTTGCCCCTGTTTGACGGCACGCGGCCGGTCAATTGGCTGTTCAGGCAGCCGGCGGAGGTGCTGGACTGGGTCAGTCAGAATATTCAGCACGGCAGCGTCCGCACCGCAGTTGCCGCGCTGAGCTTTATTGACAGCAGTCAAATGCATCCGCAGGTGATTCTGGCGGCGCTGCAGTATTTCCAGCATGCGGCCGCGCGGCTGTTTATTCAAAGCTGCCACGACATCGCCGTGCAGGAAAACTGGTTTGAGCATCCGCAGAATACCGCAGCGGTGCTGCAGGGCACGCGCCAAGCCGTTGATGACACTAGGGCGGCGATCCGGCCTTCCATTCTGTATTTGGATGAATGGATTGCTTTGGCCGGCTGCATTGCCAAAGCGGATGGCGCCGCCCTGAAAAAGGTGCATTTAAGGCTCAGCCGGGTGATGCAGGCCTTTATGCTGCATCTGCAAAAAATAACCGCGGCTCTGCCTGCAGACCTCATGGCGTTTATTTTGCCGGAACGGCAGCAGGAGCGCGGCTTTTATACGGCGCTGCAGCGGCGCAGAATGCCGCCGGACAAGTTCCGTCAGCAGTTTTACCTGCAGGCCGGCGCCGTGCGCAAAACCGTGTTTGACGCCTATGTGCGCGACTATTTAAGCGCCTATTTTACAGCCCATAAAACTGTGCCGAAAAGCGTGACCTGGATGGGGCTGTTTCATCAGGCCGCGGCTTGGCATGATCAGATTCAGAAAGAGGAAATCCTGTCCAAGCTGAAAAAGGATTTTTCCTTGGCGGCGTGGCGCCCGGTGTGCGCGCAGCCACAGCTGGAATTTGAACAGTGGCGCTTTGAAGAGCTGCAGAGCATTGAGCGGATTATTGAAGAGTCTAAAAGGTTCCGGCACTGCCTGGCGGCCAGCTATGCGCAGCGCATCATTGAAGGCGAATATGTTGCGTTTCATATGGCGCATGCGCAGGCCCCGCACAGAATGACGCTGGGCTGCCGGCGTGAAAATGGCCGGCTGCTGTTCGATCAGCTGGAGCTGCCGGATAACGCCAAAGCCGATGAACTGTCTATGCAGGCCGCCCGGCGCTTTGTTGATTGGCTGAATCAAAATCAAAGCTCGGAAAATTAA